Genomic DNA from Rana temporaria chromosome 1, aRanTem1.1, whole genome shotgun sequence:
aaatcggtgaaaaaaaattcaccgatctcatgcttactgttgcttagcagacgcaattgcggctttgtttacttacggggacccgggtgtgacgtcatcacatcgcgcccgggtcctccgacggtcatagagatgactggtgaccatctggtcaccagtcatctctatgcttcctgccagcgccggacgattcgttctccgggcccccgatggcacgggagagcacggagaagcaccggatggtggcgggaggggggggatgtcccctcccgccgcctgtaagaacgatctagcggcaaaGTGAAAATGATCCAGGGTGGAAATTAAAAATCACATTGTATGCACATTTTTACTATATGCAGTCATTATACGATCAGTTTAATTGCCCCCAAATACAAATCATAGGTTCACAcctccagcaatttttttttatttgtttgtaaggCCAGATTGACAATATATCTAGTTCCCTGGTAATTAGATTGAAACACATATTATTGTGTATGGACATATTAAGTCAAATACAAACTGAGAGAAATGTAGACTATTTGCTTAGTTGTTTGTAGCCTGAATATTTTCTaaatcactgacctggaacacatATGTAAAGCAAAACAaagttaaaaatccttttttggaTGCTTGTTCTTGTAGCGGTGCACTGCCACAAGTTTCAAAACATACACACATCACCCTGCTGCCTGACCCCCATTCATCCATcttgagacaatgaacagtcatttacgTTGCTTTGCTGTATTTTATTTGCGGGACACAACTTGGATAGGATAGGGGTGATATAAGATGCCCATAGCACTTAGCACATTGGTAGAACTATTAATTGAAAGACACAGTCCTGAAAATAAGGCACAGCTATCGTTCACAGTCTGTTGCCCTTTTCTTTCCTTgactgcagactattgctcctcctcttctgcactGACTCCTGCAGTGTATCACTTCTCCTGTATAAATCCTTTGCTGAAAACCCGTTAGTTTTATATTTCACTGTCACTATGAGAAGTCACTCTGAATAACTCCTCCCCCCGATGGCCCAGTACTTTAGCAACACATAGCGACAGATGGACTACTAGGCCCAAATAGTCCAATTTTGCAGATGCTGCGTTCCCCCAGTGACAGCGATCCACACTATGTTTAAAGTCTTTTCCTGAACTGCTGCGTTCCCTGGCCACAACAGTCTACACTATCCTCAATAGCTTCCTCCGGTTCCATTACTGGCTgtagtgtacacactgaccttctccatgccccggtcCATGGAGGAAACACAGTTCAGTTGCACAGTCCAGCGATTCCTCTAATCCTTCCTCACCTCTCTTGAATTCCTCATGCCTGTGAGAAATTAGTCTTCCTTTTGACTCCCCCCTTAGCATATGGCAGGCCCCAGGCTGGGGACTGCCTTACAGCAACTAGCTAGTGCTCCATCTTCCTTTCTCCAATGACTCCCCCTCAGCAGCATGTGAcctcagcttatatgggaggcctgctCCCCACCAGTAACAAATGGGGATTGGcagagctcctcacatgagcttccTGTCACTCAGAACTTCAAGTCCAGACCCCGTTCCAGAACACACTGACTGAAAGCAGGGGAGGTGTCTCAGAGCCTGGGCACAAGTGGTCACAGTCACTGCTACAATAATCACTCCCaatcccagatcaaaacaagcagaccTAGCTTAGAGCACAGACCTGCTTGTACCTGCTTGTACCTGTCATTTATACCTTAAACATAGAAAACTTCATTCTAGCACCTACcaaaaggtagagggtgctacattctGATAACTCAAAAAGGACCAAATCCACTGGATTAGCACAACAGGAAGTGCATACATATTTTCCAAAGGTGAATTTAGCATTGGCAGCCTTAATATTTCTTCAGTTCAGGTTCCTTTAAAATGGAGTTAAAGAAGTCTGTGTTGGTTCACAACAACTGATCACCTTCATTCTCCAGCTCTCACTCCAGTACAGGTTTAAAATTGATTGGAGACTGTAAGGCAAAATAGCCGAGTCCATGCTATATAGTGGTAGTAGTTACCCTGGCAGATCTAGGCAGTTTATCCCACTGATCAAACATCATCCATTCAACATGGTAAGCTTTAAGCCCCACACAAATGGTCCGAATGTTGGGAGACAATGgggccggttaaaaaaaaaaaaagtcagacatttGGTTAGTGTGTATGTTAGTCTATCCGACAGAAGCCTGCCATTTCCCTCGGCTTCtgatggcagagagcactgatcagagtgttctggcgaGTGGGTTGTCCCCCtgttagaacacaatagctcagcaggggagatcattgAACTAAACTTGCATGGTTAGCACAGCAGCTCTGACCGAAGCCAGCAGTTTTCATCAACACATTCAATGAGGGAAcctatgcaaaaacaaaaaaatgcactaCACATCTTACATATCACCTTGCACACCAGAGTGAGAGTAATCATTTTAAGCCCATTCTTCATGGCTAAAATAATGATCTGTAGCAGCTTTATGATGTTGTCTTTGTAAAATTTAGAGTACAAAAGTTTTTGCTGTTTTCGCATCACGTCAGCTTTAATTTAAGTCTAAAGTACAAGATAGCTAGTAATACACAACGATTAATGGTAACattaaatatgtatattttttaagtgTTAAAACTGATAACAATCCTTCTCATCCAGGCCTTTCCTTGGCTCAGTGGGTGGCAGGTATGGACTGAAGTCCTTCGCAGCTGTGTGTTTTGATGGTTCCTCAATGTCCACTAATCCTTATGTACCCTTGTTTACCTCTAACACTTGTCCACCTTAGGGCTCCAGTGTGGCAATTCGTAGAAGTAGAATGTCCAGAAATAGACTGAAAGCAGTTCTGTGCAATTCAAAAAGTGCTCATAATGATAGCTGTGTTGAACATCCCCTAATGTGCTCCCAGTTGTTGTATTAAGCATAGATACTTGTAAGAGCAAAGCCTGCCAGTTCACTGCATGCTATTCCCTGCTTAAGACTTGAATAGCATTCCTGTCATTGTGTCGGCTGCCATAATGTTCAGGTCATCTTCTGCTCCTCTAGTCTTCTCAACTAGAACCGCTAAGGCACTGTACAATAATGCTAAAGATCCCAGAGTGTTAGGCCACATCACACCTTGTCTTGTGACCATATTTACATTCTGAACGTTCTTGGGTTTGGTCCAGACCATGTTCTGAGTTTCTTTTAATCCAACACGCAAACCGTTAAATGCACCAAAGGCTGCTCCTGTCATACAGCAGCCTCCAATTGTAAAAAAAGCCAGTTCAAATCTTCCTCGAGTCTTGTTGCCACCAGTAGGCAAAATAAACTCTTCTGAGTCCTGTGTTAAATACCTTGGATCCACGTTCAAATATGGAGAGAGGGGGCTTATTCCTGTTAATGGTACCCCAGACAGGTCTGTATGCGGATAACCTAGCGACCCTCCAAAGACACTGCTGAACCCTCCCTGGCCCCCGGGATGGTTGTTGCTATCCATCTCCCTCAAAGTTTGGCTGCATGTCTCCAGATCCCCTACCTGACCTCTCCGCAGCCGCTGTAAAAGAGCACATGTGCAGTGGTAAGGCATGTTAGGTATCTCTTTACTTGGCACACCCTCATCCTTTAtatttcaccaaaaattgggTACAAGATTGTGTTTGTATGCCCTGAAGTTATTTTTAGTGcaatttttcaataaaattgtGCACTTGATAAATTGTTGTTGTAATATAGTGTAATATAAGAAATTGGAACTTCCACCATTTTAGTCTCTGATTTCAGAACATTCTATAGTGTATTCAGGCCTATGATGATTTTTTAAACatgtatacaaaaatacaaaaaaatggctCTGGCAATAAAAGGGTTAATCAAATCAACCTCAGAGTATTGAGAAAGAAAGTATTGACCCCCAGGCAAACCATACATTTCAGGAGAGGTCAACAACAGCAgctcccatgtttttctcatgcAAATTATCATTGAAGGGTGTTTCCAATTGAAGTCTGTTAGGCTGGCCATGGATGttttgaatctcggccggttgaGTAGGGACTGGCTAAGATCCGAAACCATGAATGCACCCAAGTTGTTCG
This window encodes:
- the LOC120944684 gene encoding mitochondrial import inner membrane translocase subunit Tim23-like; amino-acid sequence: MDSNNHPGGQGGFSSVFGGSLGYPHTDLSGVPLTGISPLSPYLNVDPRYLTQDSEEFILPTGGNKTRGRFELAFFTIGGCCMTGAAFGAFNGLRVGLKETQNMVWTKPKNVQNVNMVTRQGVMWPNTLGSLALLYSALAVLVEKTRGAEDDLNIMAADTMTGMLFKS